TCCAGTGGAACAGCCAGCTGACTGCAGCTACATGACTAAGACCAGCAGAAGAACCACCCaagctgagcccagcccaaattGCCAACCCACAGAATCACAAACTAATAAATGATTGTTATTTAAGGTCACTAAGTTctggggtagtttgttatgcagcaaagtCTGAGacaaattcaaaaaataataattactaacTGCTTGCCATTTGCCTCAAGTTACTTCATTAACTCCTTATGATAACTCTATTACTGACATTTTACCAGTAACTAATTAAGACTCAGAGATGTTGTGTCCCTTGGCCAAGAACACACAGCAAAatcccagcacagagcctgccgACACTCTCAACTCTGATCCTCTTTGACTTCATATGGGAAGCTCCTCCAGCTGTCTAACCTGATTCTCATGGGTGAGGAGACATTCCCAGCTCAGCACTCCCAGTAAGACAGGATCACTCCTATTACCATCGTATAGTCCAGGATAGATCGTACCTGTTTCATGGCGCCTTCCCACAGCTTAAATCCTCTCCGGCTTTGGCCCACCGAAGACCATAATGATGAACTGGAGGCAGTAGATGCCAATGTCTAACAAGCCACCTCCAGCCTGGGCCCAGTCTATGGCCTGGTGTACATGGGTGAGATTCTTCCCAAATTCTGCCCGAACCACCCGAAGGTCCCCCAGAGTTCCCTGGGCCAGAACAGACCTCAGAGCCTCTACAGCAGGAAAGAAGCGGGTCCAGATGGCCTGCAGACAACAGAGGGAAGAAAGCAGAAtgcagaaagggaaggaaaggagtcaGGACCCAGGAGTTAACCAATCAGTTCTTCTCCTTTCGAGGGCCCAATCTTGAGGGGGTACCCACTGCTCCCCAGTCTCCAAACAagacccctccctcttccttctgcaGCCCATCAGTCCCCAAGTTATGTCCTGCCCCTGACACcctctgccctcttctctcctctccactccCATAGCCCCAACGCCGGCCTTTCCTTTCTCATCTGGACCATTACACCGGTCTCCcaatgttatgggctgaattgtgtccccaccaAACCCGAACCCCCCAGTACCTCCCAATGTGAgtgtatttggaatttttttttttttttttggccgcactgcatggcatgtgggatcttagttccccgacaagggttcgaacccatgccccctgcagtggaagcgcggagtcttaacccctggactgcctgGGAAGTCCCCGGCGATGGGGTGtttgaagaggtaattaagttaaaatgaggtcattaaggcGGGCCCTCATCCAAttagactggtgtccttataagaagaggaaattaggacacaaatatgcacagagggaagaccatgtgaagacacagggaggagaccaccgtctacaagccaaggagagaggcctcaggaggaaccaaccctgctgacaccttgatctcagacatcTAGCCTCCagagtgtgagaaaatattttaattgttttttaaaattttattttatttttaaattgaaaagttttttaatttacttaaaaaattaaaaaaatttttttttggctgtgccacgagGCTTATtggatctcagttcccctaccagggattgaacctgggccacagcagtgaaagcccggaatcctaaccactaggccaccagaggACTCCCCAGaagagtgagaaaataaatctctgtggtttaagccacccagtctgtgatggcactttgttacggcagccctagcaaactaacactcCCAGTCTCTCCCCTCCAGTCCAACCCCTACATAGCCCAGAGGGATCTTTCCTTCTCCTAGAGCTGACCCTGTCTCACCTCTGACCAGTCCCTTTCCATCGTTCTCCATTGCCTAGTGTCAGGTCCCATTTATTGGGTATATATTATGAGCAAGACAATAGGTACATGCTTTGCATAATGACTCCTCCCAACATCCCTGCCACATAGCTATCATTaggtccattttatagatgagaaaactgaggctcagttgaatcaaattacttgcccaaggtcacagagctaggaacTGGGGAACTGGATTCTAGAGTCCTCTGACTCTAAAGCCAGAAATTTTGACCTGTCCAAGATAAATTTCATACTAAATACATGAAATCTGtccattcttgttttctttaagtCTTAACTCTGCTTTCCCTCTCTGACCTATTTACCTATGCAATTTACTTTTCCTTTAAGGCACAGGTCAGTCCCTACCCTCAGGAAACCTCCTTGACCATCACCCAGGCTGGGCCAAGGCCTCTGTGCTCTGTCAACTGCTCAGTCCTATGTCCATGAAAGTCCATGCAAGTGGGCATTGGGATTGCCCATTTCCATGACCATAAGAGCTTGAGCTCCTTGAAAACTAAGCCTGTGTCTTACACATTATGAGTTCCCAGTTCCTAGGATTGGATCTGGCACACATTAGGTGCCAATAAAAATGAGGAAGCAATAAACTCACAGAATTTTGAAACTGACATCTTGACTACTTCTTGGGCACGTGGAACTTTGCAGACTGGGAGTCTCAGCAATACTGGTCATATGACAGCTAGATAGGACATGGGGAAGTAAGAGGCAGCCATTGTGACTACCAGCAGAACCTATAGCAAAGTATTTAAGAACCATAAGACTCCTTAACGTGAAAACAACTTGCGGGGGGGCGGGTGGCGGGTGTCATATGGTGGCCATCTTAATTGCTGGCACTATCCATTGCCGTTTGGTGGCCATTTTAATTACTGGCAATCTGCAAGATGTCAAGATGTTTTGGCTATAGGTAGCTAAGTCTGATAAGGGCAAAAACAAAGGTAGCTTGACGTTGAGGGTTGGTAGGGGATTCCTTGGTACTTCTGATCTCTGTCTCTGTAAATCCACCCAAACTAAGCCCATTGCCATTTTGTGCCACTTTGTCACTATCGACATCTTTTTCTGAAAGGCTGACAAAGGATCCTCCAGGTGGCCGTGTTTGCTAAGGGCCAAAAGCAATGACTTCCACACATGGGAGATGTTGCTAGTCGATTCCATGACATAGCTCAACTGTATCCTGACAAACGCAAGGACCCCGTTTCACTTTGTGGACATCTTAACTCTTGGCAGCCCACCCTTGTATTCCTCTAAAAATGTCCACCGACAACCACGTTTAGTAATGGCAAGTGGCGCTATGTTGTGTGTTGGAAGGTTccctccaccctcacctccaTAAGGAATTAGGCCTCGGGATCTGGCCTCAGGAACCATTTCGTGCACTTCCGCGGCGTTCACGCCCATGGGCTTCTCGCACGGCACAGCCTTGCCCGCTGCTAGGCAAAGCAGCACCGCGGCCTTGTGCTGGGGGTGTTGAGTGCCAATGCAGGCCACCTCTAGGGCgggaagaaagaagtaaagagATCGGTCGCCCCGCGCACTGAGACCTCCGGTACCGCCCACCATTTagaggccccgcccccagcaTCCGGGAACCCAAGTCCCTCCAAGCGGGGACGAAGTCCTGCCGCAGTGGTGAAACCCTAGCCTTCCATCAGGACGGAGCTAACCATTCTCTACCATCACTCTGTTTCCTTCAGATTATTTCCAGCCTTCTGAAATTATCGTATTCAATCATATGATCCTCACAACACCACCAAGAAGTAGAGATGATTATTTTGCCcgtttcacaaatgaggaaactgagaagggCAAGCGGAAGAGGGAAAAGCCAGTTcaggcagcctgactccagagctggGCTGTTGTCCAACTACAGTGTCCTGCCTCTCCATCCAGGCTACTCTGGAACGCAGAAGCCCGGGCCGCAGGTCATATTTAAAGCCTGAAGGGCCTCCCTCAGAAATTCAACCCTGCCTTTACCGCGGAGGTGTGGCCCCTAATCGCAATTTCACGCTGGACGAAGAAACCGGTTCCTATCGCTCTGCCTACCAGCCCGAAGTCCTTCCAGGAGCCCAGAGGGATTGGCTCATCCCGCAGAGCCTTGCATCTCCTACGGAGCAGCCTGAAGGCAGCGCCCCCGGTGGCCCCCCGCGGCCCTCCCCACTCACCCACGTTCGGGTCCTTGGCCAGCTCCTCATAGGATCCGTAGGCCTTGGGGAGGTCGTGTTTCCTCGCAAACTCCTTCGCCCGGCTCAGGTCACGGGCCGCTACCGCCACCCGTGGGGCGCCCCACCAGGAGGGGCGCCTGCGTCATACTtgaggggctggggcaggtgtGGAAGACAggtggatgggagggaggtgATGGAGAAGGCCTCGGGTTAGGGAGAAATTACATCCACGAAGACGGGGCACGGGGAATGTGGTCCTGGGGGATGAGGTGACCGGGGGCTGGACACTTGGGTCTTGGGAAAGACAGATCTGGGGCAAGCGATTATTAAACCCCTTAATAtctaaatttcttcttttcaCAGCAAATCAGATCAAGACCCTCCCAAACCTCACGGAATTCGTGTGGTTAAAAGACAGAATGGGATAAAGGAGTGAGTACGGAATTTGAGGTTGTTTCACTGCCTTGGGGACTAAGAAGTCCAGAACCTTagttccctcctccctcagaccctggAATACCCCCAGACCCCCCGCCCGCGCTTCCCCTGGACTCCGGAGGGAGGGCGGACCTGGTGCCCAGAGCGAGGCAGGGTCCGCAGCACCGTCGTGAAGTCGCTGGAGATAAGGCCAGCTGACACAATGCCCCAGCGAAGCGCCAGCTTCGCAACCTGGAGTCCCAAAGGCCCCTACCTTCGCGCGGAGAGTTAAAGACTTGATGCCCCGCTCAGCGAGGGCGTGGCCCTTTTCTCCTCCCCCATCGCTCCTAGGCCGCTCCTCATTGGCCACGGGGCCTGTGTGCTCCTCCAGGCAAAGAAGGAGGTTATTTAATTCTAGCGTCCCCACTGGAAGAGCGCACCGTTGGCTCCGCCTAATGGGGGTGAGGACCAGAAACACTTCGGGAGTTGTCGCCGCACGTGACAAAGGGGCGGGGCTTTCTTGTCAACTTGGACCCTTGAAACCTTAGGAAttgtccagagagagagagaggatagtAATAGCAAAGCtagtatttttactaatttttaccaatatttattaatatttatagaacGCCTGTGGTAGCTCAGACCCCCACCTCCGTGCTTTACTTTCCCCATCCCTAATTTCTCACCACAAACCTGCGAATGAGGTTCTATTTACAGACgtagaaacagacccagagaacTATGCTCATTTTTTCGAGGTCTCACAGCTAGGAACGCGAAGACCTTCAGGTTGGCTGCTTCCAGAGAAATCGCCATACTGCTTCTTAAGAGCCCTGGAGCCAGGCTGAAGGGTTGCAAACCTCTCCTTGCCACTTCTTGGCTGTATTGCTTTGCACAAGGggtttccctctctgagcctcaattttctattCCGGAAAATGGTGATCACAATAGCATCTAccacaacagggtcctactgtatagcacggggaactatattcaatatcctgggataaaccataacggaaaagaatacaaaaaaggacgtatagggcttccctggtggcgcagtggttaagaatccgcctgccagtgcaagggtcacgggtttgagccctggtctgggaagatcccacatgccgcagagcaactaaacccgtgcgccacaactactgagcctgcacgccacaactactgaacctgtgtgccacaactactgaagcctgtgcgcctggagcccgtgctccgcaacaagagaagccacgacaatgagaagcccgctcacagcaacgaagacccaagacagccaaaaaaaaaaaaaaaaacccaaaaaacaacgtATATATGTgtttaactgagtcactttgctgtgtggcagaaattaacacaacattgtagatcaactatacttcaattaaaaaaaaaaacaccagcatCTACCTATATAGAGTTAAAAGGATTAACTGAGCTCTGGGGTCTATTGTGTAAAACATAGCAAATGATTATTGTCTATGTTAATTGGCAAAAGCCAGCCAACTTCACCCACAGCAAATTAGTCAATTTCCCTTGTAGACATTTAATTAAGATATGAGTTTCACACAGGGACTCACACAAACTGCTGagtaaaaatattaatggattGCACCAAGGACACAATATCACTAccgtgaagaaaaggaaaaaagacattttaaaaagtgggtgctcctgggtatttatcctagAGAGGTAAAAGCTTAACATTCACACAAAACCTGTACACAGATGTACATAGCAGCTTTATCTGTAACAGTTCAAAGctgaaacagcccaaatgtcctttAACTGGCCAGATAAGCAAACTGGTACATAGATACAATGAGATGGAATGAACAATTATAGgaacaacaacttggatggatctcaggGGCGTTTTCCTGAGTGAGAAAAGTCCATCTCCAAAAGTTGCATcctgtacgattccatttatgtaagatTCTCGAAGTGACAACATTATAGTGATGGCGAACCGACCAATGAGAACAGCCAGGGATTAGGGTTTGGGGGATGGTACAATTAAGGGGTAACACGAGAGAGTTTCTTTGTGGGgatggaacagttctgtatcctgattgtgaCGATGGATATGAGAATCTTcgcatttgataaaatttcatAGAACTCTACACATACAAAAATTTTCAAGTGCGTGTAAATCCGTGTAAAAATTTCAAGTGCTGAAATCTGAATCAGGTCTGTACCTGATTGAATAATGTAACAATATCAATATCAATAATATAGCCATATCAACTCCTGGATTCGAGGATGTATAATGGTTACCTATGATATCATCATGGTGTGTAGGGGGAAGCTGGGTGTAGGGTACaaaggaactctctgtactacttGCAACTTCTTaaaagacttcaaaataaaaagtcataaTTGAAATTTATTGGCAGTGAGTTCGGGTCCCCAGAAGAGTCATTTGCAATATCCAGTAAAGTAGAAAATCTGCAGTATGTCGTGGTCTAGCGATTTCTATCCTGGGTAGAAGATATAAATCCTTGTGAAACTCTCAACCCTGTGCCTGAAAAGACATGTGTATGAACGTTTATCGCAGCGTTGGGTGTGATCGCTCAAAATTGGGAACAGCCATCAGTggaaaaatggatgaataaactgtggtaaatTCTAACAATAGGATACCATGTAACAAGGAAACTGGATGGGGACTAATTTCACACTGTTTTCATGGAATCTGGAAAATTTaaacttggttaaaaaaaaaaaaaccaagtgatGTCACAGGGATATAGTTCTTTCATGTGAACTTTAGAAACATGTATCAGAGTACCGTGCATTGTTCATAGGTATATTCCTGTTTAATAAAGAACTGGAAACATTTATGGGAATGAAAAACTCCAACTTCAGGAGCAGTGGTTTTCTCTGAAGCCAGAAAGAGGGTGTGGTTGCGGAAGGGCCATAGGGAGCTTCAACGCTACCTGTAACATTCTGTGTCAtaagaaaagaaatctgaagCATTTTGGCAATAGGTTAAGGCTTGATGAATCTGGGCAGTATGTCCAAGGGTGTCTATAATTTTTCTCTAGACTTTTCTCTATGCTTTTATTTGCCTGGGAATCTATTCAGCAAAGCTCTTATGCGGGGTCATCTATGCCTGCCTCTGTTCTAAAGGCTATTAActcatataatcctcacaacagccttctGAAGCAGGCCCTGTTATtcgccccattttgcagatgaggaaactgaggcacagagtggtcaAGAACCCTGCCGGAAGTCACACACCTAGCAAGCGGAAGCGCTGGATTGAAGCATGACCAGCGTAGCCCCAGAGTCCACGCACTGAACTGTGTCCGCTGCATTTGATTTAACTCATAATTAAATAAGGAAAATCACTGACCCGGGACGGGAATCCTCTGCTCAGTAGATCAGGCACCTTCCATGCCAGGGAGGCAGACCACGGGGGTTAAGCATGTGACAGCAATTCTGGAACCCGAGAGCCAGGGAATTAACAGAGGGCATAGAACGTGAAGTGGAATTTAGAGGCAGAAGGTCAGTGAATATACAGGAGCCCATTCTCTGGATGTCTTCTGGTAAGGGCTGCTTGACTGGGGCTCAGGTAGCCATGCTGTGGAACTGTACTCTAAGAAAAGTCCCCCACTGCCTAGCTCTCTTATTCTCCTTAAGAGACAAGCAAAACGATGATGTTGGAAATGTGGCAAATCCACTCTGAGCTTGAGTACCAAATTGTGTGAGTCTGGGTGCCAGCACGCTCCAGGACTTGCTGGCAACACCATTTAGAGACCTtcgaagaaaattgaaatcatagggAGAGGGGAAGGCCCTATCCCAGGCAGCCCATAGCCAGGAATTCCAGAAAGAGCTTCCAGGGCCATTCAACAGACAGTCCTCCCCACAGAGCACAAATACTGAGCATCTAATCTGTGCCAGATTAGATGGGACACATCTGAAATGGGACAGATGCTTTCTCTGTCCTCATGGGGCTATCAATCAGTCCAGGGGGGTTGACAGTGTGGGGAACAGCAGCAGAGAGAATGGCATGATCAagggctctgaggtgggaaagagctCCGTATGTTCTAAGAACTGAAAAAAGGCCAGCATGGCTGAAGAAGAAAGATGGCGGGTGAGTGTGATGGAAGATGGGGCTGGGGAAGCTGGCGGGAGAGATGTCTTTAAGGGCTCACTCGGAGAGGACCCGAAGGAATGGAGCGTCCTCTAATTTAGGTGGCTTCTGGTTGTGGCACTGACCATCGGCATGACTCCTATATTCATTCTGCAAACGTTTCTACTCCTGACAGGGCCACGTGCTGGGCAATCCTGGGGACCAGAGATGAACCTCACTCCACTCCCTGCCCCCCTCTGGTGGCGGAAAGAGACACAGTCTGTGGTAGGCATAATAACGCCctctcccagggacttccctggtggtccagtgggtaagactccgcgctcccaatgcagggggctggttcgatccctggtcagggaactagatcccacgggcatgctgcaactaagaagcccacatgccgcaacgaagacccagcacagcctaaataaataaataaatattaaaagaaaaaccaaaacgccccctcccaaagatgtccacttaCTAGTCAccagaacctgtggatatgtGACCTTACATGGTAAAATGGTCTTAAGTGAAGATGCgattaagttaagaatcttgagatggggagattatcctggattatctggtggGCTCAATATAAATACAAATGTCCTGATGAGAGGGAGAGACGAAGGTCagaatcagagaaggagatgtgacaagGAAACAGAGTAagggagaggttttttttttttagattaatgaattaattaattatttggctgctttgggtcttcgttgctgcgcgcaaggtttctctagttgcggcgaggctactcttcattgcagtgcgtgggcttctcattgtggtggcttctcttgttgcggagcatgggctctaggcgcgtgggcttcagtagttgtggcacgcgggctcagtagttgtggcttgtgggctctagagcacaggctcagtagttgtggtgcatgggcttagttgctctgcggcatgtgggatcttcctggaccagggcttgaacccgtgtcccctgcattggcaggctgattcttaaccactgcgccaccagggaagtctcagggaGAGATTTTTAAATGCTACTCTGCTGGCTTTGATGATGAAGGaaggggccaggagccaaggaatgcaggcagcctgtagaagctggaaaaagcaaggaaagagaTTCTCCCCTAGAAGCTCCAGAAGGAATAtagccctgcagacaccttgatatTAACCAAACAAGACCATTTTATACTTCTGATCTCCAgagctgtaagataatacatttgtgttttaaACCATTACGTTTGTGATACCTCAGTTGTGGCAGCAATTGGAAACTAATACACAGCTCCAACCGTCTCAGTCCTGGATGATGTATGTCATAATGGTGGAAACGCTAGTATAGAGGCCAGGGTGGAGGGTACTCCTAGCCCAACCTGAggaccagggaagcctgggcagATGAGGTCATGATTGAAGTGCATTTTGAAAGATTTTGATGGAGGTTTTCCAGGTAGAGAAGGAGACGTGGCCTTCCAGACAGAAGAAACAACCCACGCGGGAAAAAACTGGATCCAGTTAGAACTGAGAGCTTGGAACCCAGGGTGGAAGGTGGGGGACACATGAAAGATCAATCTAGAGAGAATAACTGCGCCATTTGTGAAGGGTCAAAGAGCTCCCCCTGAAGGTGATGGAGTGTGGAGAAGGGGGGAAAGGAGATGATGACCCGGGTCATATTCAAGTGTTAGAAAGATACCTGTGAAATTAAAGGTCACACAGAAACTGTCAACCATCCAAGGAATGGGTGAACAGTGTGCTAGGAAGACAGCATAGCATTTATTCATTAACTCATTTGTTCATCAGATTTTTTGAGCACAGATGcagtaccaaaaaataaaaataaaaaataaaaaacccccaaaaccaaaaaacagaacaaaaccaacaaacaaaacatttcatGATACTTCAGAGAGTGGACTTTGGATCCAGCCTGCCGGTGTtgcaatcccagctctgtcacttactagttgTGAGACCTCAGGCAAGCGTCTTGGCTTCCCCTAaatgcctcatctgtaaaatgcgggTGATGATGGATGTTACCTCGCAGGGcttttgtgaggatgaaatgaattttatttataacatataaTGTGTTTGAGATAGCACCTGCTACATTCTAAATGCTATGAGGCTGTTAGCTACTATGTATTCATATGTACTAGTTGGTCTGCTGCTATAAGAAATTACCCACCATCAGTGGTAATATTACTGCTTATACTATGACAGTTCTGGTGGCTGTCCAGAGCTCTGACCGTGAAAGAGGTGAGGAGAGAGATGATGGAGAGTTtagactgtgtttttttttttttcaaaacaaacaatttttttttgaagtatagtttttttgaagtatgtttacaattttatgttatttttaagtacacagcaaagtgattcatatatatgtatatatatatatatacatatatatatattgttttccattataggttattacaagatattgaatatagttccctgggccaTACAGTAGGTCACTGTTGTTTATTTTGCATATAGTAGtacgtatctgttaatcccaaactcctgatttatccctctcccctgccactttcccctttggtagccataagtttgttttctatgtctgtgaatctatttctgttttgtgaataagttcatttgtatcttttttagattccacatataagtaatagcatatggtatttgtctttctgtctgacttacttcatttagtatgacaaTATCTAGGTGCAtacgtgttgctgcaaatggcattatttcattctttttttatggctgagtaatattgcattgtgcgtgtgtgtgtgtgtgtgtgtgtattttatatatatatatatatatatatatatatataatatattatatatatatatatatatatatatatatatatacaccacatcttctttacccattcatctgttgatggacatttagattgcttccatgtcttcgctattgcaaatagtgctgcaatggacattggggtgcatatatctttttgaattagagttttcatcttttccagatatatgcccaggggtgggattgttggatcatatggtaactttaaaagaacctccagggcttccctggtggcgcagtggttgagaatctgcctgccaatgcaggggacacgggttcgagccctggtctgggaagatcccacatgccgcggagcagctgggcccgtgagccacaactactgagcctgcgcgtctggagcctgtgctccacaacaggagaggccgcgatagtgagaggcccgcgcaccgcgatgaagagtggcccccgcttgccgcaactggagaaagccctcgcacagaaacgaagacccaacacagccaaaaataaataataaataaataataa
Above is a window of Balaenoptera ricei isolate mBalRic1 chromosome 19, mBalRic1.hap2, whole genome shotgun sequence DNA encoding:
- the DHDH gene encoding LOW QUALITY PROTEIN: trans-1,2-dihydrobenzene-1,2-diol dehydrogenase (The sequence of the model RefSeq protein was modified relative to this genomic sequence to represent the inferred CDS: deleted 1 base in 1 codon; substituted 1 base at 1 genomic stop codon), giving the protein MAISLEAANLKVFAFLAVAKLALRWGIVSAGLISSDFTTVLRTLPRSGHQVRPPSGVQGKRGRGVWGRPSWWGAPRVAVAARDLSRAKEFARKHDLPKAYGSYEELAKDPNVEVACIGTQHPQHKAAVLLCLAAGKAVPCEKPMGVNAAEVHEMVPEARSRGLFLMEAIWTRFFPAVEALRSVLAQGTLGDLRVVRAEFGKNLTHVHQAIDWAQAGGGLLDIGIYCLQFIIMVFGGPKPERIXAVGRRHETGVDDTVTVLLQYPGGVYGSFTCSITAQLSSMVSVSGTKGMAQILDPCWCPTELVVKGERMEFPLSPAPGKEFNFTSGMGMSYEAKHVQECLQKESELLADMLEEVRKATGITFPQDKH